CCCGACTGACGCGGCTGCTGGGCCGGTTGTTGCTCGTAGCGCTGCTGGCGGCCACCACCGAACAGGCTCATCCAGCCGCTCGACTTCTGGGCGCGGCGGTCGTCGTAGGTTTCGCTGTACAGCGGCTCCTCGTCGACGCCGGCCTCGGCGACCAGCGGGTCGACGATGCGGGTGACGCGCGGCGCCGGGGCGGCGATGCGGGGCTCTTCCATCACCGGCTCTTCGAAGTGCAGGTCTTCCTGGGCTTCGGCGACCGGGGCGGGTTCTTCATAGACCGGTTCCGGCGCGTACGAGGCGACGGGAGCCGGACGCTCGATCGGACGCGGCTCGTAGCGCATGCCCGGGCGGGTCGTTTCAGCCGTGGTCGGCGCAGGCGCCGGAGCGGCTTGCGGCGCGGCCGGACGGGTCTCGGCGATCAGCGGCTGGGCCGTGGTGTTGCGCGAGACGGGCTTCGGCTCGATCTGGGCGATGGAGGCGCCGTCCATGCCGGTGGCGACCACCGACACGCGGATCACGCCGTCCAGCGACGGGTCGAAGGCGGCGCCGAAGATGATGTTGGCTTCCGGGTCGACCTGGTCCGAGATCGCGTTGGCGGCCTCGTCGACTTCCAGCAGAGTCATGTCCATGCCGCCGGTCACGTTGACCAGCACGGCCTTGGCGCCCTTCAGCGAGACTTCGTCCAGCAGCGGGTTGGCGATGGCGTTCTGGGCGGCCATCAGGGCGCGGTCTTCGCCGGTGCCCTCGCCGGTGCCCATCATCGCCTTGCCCATCTCGGTCATGACCGTGCGGACGTCGGCGAAGTCAAGGTTGATCAGGCCCGGCAGGACCATCAGGTCGGTGATCGAACGAACGCCCGAGTGCAGCACCTGGTCGGCCATGCCGAAGGCTTCGGCGAAGGTCGTGCGCTCGTTGGCGACGCGGAACAGGTTCTGGTTCGGAATGACGATCAGGGTGTCGACATAGCGTTGCAGCTCACCGATGCCGGCGTCGGCCAGACGCATGCGGTGACGGCCTTCGAAGTGGAAGGGCTTGGTGACCACGCCGACGGTCAGGATGCCACGCTCGCGAGCGCACTTGGCGATGATCGGGGCCGCGCCGGTGCCGGTGCCGCCGCCCATGCCGGCGGTGATGAACACCATGTGCGCGCCGTCCAGGTGCTCGCCGATCTCGGGGAAGCTCTCCTCGGCGGCGCTCATGCCGACTTCGGGGTGAGCGCCCGCGCCCAGACCCTGGGTCACTTGCACGCCGAGCTGGATGCGACGGTCGGTCTTGGCGAACTGGAGCTGTTGCGCGTCGGTGTTGGCCACCACGAACTCAACACCCTCGAGGCCAGCCTCGATCATGTTGTTGACAGCATTGCCACCGGCGCCACCAACGCCGAACACCACGATACGCGGCTTCAGTTCAGTGGTACGCGGCGCGGAAAGAGAAATAGCCATGGGACCCTCGCGTCCTAAACGCCGAATTCGTCAACTACCGAGCGGATCAACCGCCGGGAGTCATCTCGACGATCGGGTTAACAGAACAACCACCAACCTTAATCGGTGGTTAACTCCATAAAGTGAGTCGGCCTCGGGTCGACCCCAAACAGGCTGGAAAAATCCAGTTATCCAAAGGAATCACTGGGGATTCCGAAGGTTCCCGAGGGTACCCAAAACCCTCGTGCGGCGGAACGCCGCTGACCCGAAAAGCCTTGATAAAAGCCGTTTTCGAGCCCCTCGAAACTGCGCCTTTAGGTCTTTCCGACACTTAGATCGTAAACGCTTATGCTTAAGTTCTGGTAAGACTTGGCGGCTTTTCTTGCCGAGACGGGCAAGACGAAAAAATTGTGACGTTCACAAAATTTTACAGTCGCGCGCCGGAGCGCGCGACTCAGCCAAGCTTGCTGGTGACAGGCCGCTCCCCAAGACCCTCTCTCTTAGTAGAGAGGGAGGGGCCCATGGCGAAGCCATGGGAGGGTGAGAGGTTACGCTCTCACCGAACGAAGCGCGGCTGTTCAGCGGATATGCGGATAGCCGACTAGCAGGCGGTGACAGGCCACACCCGTACCTTGACGTCTCGAAAATCCGGCGGAAACGCGGGGATTTGCCCGCCAACGGTGAAACCTCTCACCCTCCCACCGCTTCGCGGCGGGCCCCTCCCTCTCTCAAAGAGAGAGGGTTTTGGTCAGCGCCTGATCAGAGGTTATCGCGCAACCACGCCGCGGCCTTGGCGACCGGGCTGGCGTTAGGATCCATCGGGCGCTTGCGGATCGCCGCCCCGGCCAGGGCCTTGGGCGAGACGACTTCGCGCGGGCCAAAGGCCGTGCGGTGCAGGACGCCGGCGGCGGCGCAGAACGCCGGACCCGACGCGGCGTCGGCCAGGTGCGGCACCCGGCGCGGACGGCCCAGGCGGACCGGACGGTCGAACACCCTCACGGCCACTTCGCGCACGCCCGCCAGCTGGCTGGCGCCGCCCGTCAGGACGATGCCGGCGCCGGGCTCGACGGGCGCGCCCGAGGCCTTCAGGCGCTCGCGCAGCAGTTCCAGGGTCTCTTCGACGCGCGGCTGGATGATGCCCTTCAGCAGGCTGCGGGGCGCGATCACCTGACCCGCGCCCGGATCGTCGCCGCGCGGCGGGGCCTCGATCATCTCGCGGTCCTCGTTGGCCGAGGCGATGGCGCTGCCGTGCAGGGTCTTGATGCGCTCGGCGCCGGCGACCGAGGTCTGTAGGCCACGGGCGATGTCCTGCGTCACGTGCCCGCCGCCGACGGCCAGACTGTCGACGTGGCACAGGGCGCCGTTGTTGAACACGGCCACCGAGGTCGAACCGCCGCCCATGTCGATGCAGACCGCGCCCAGGTCCATTTCGTCCTCTTCCAGGGCCGCCAGGGCCGAGGCGAAGGGCGCGGCGACCACGCCCTCGAACGACAGGTGAGCGCGCTCGACGCAGTGAGCCAGGGTGTGGAAGACGTTCTCGTTGATCGAGACGACCAGCAGCTCGAGCCCCAGGGCGCGGCCGAACATGGCGCGCGGGTCACGGATGCCGCGCTGGCCGTCCACCGACCAGGCAATCGGCAGCAGGTGGATCGGCTTGCGGCCGGGAATGCGGACCTGGGCCAGGGCCGAGGCGATGGCGCGCGACAGGTCGCCGTCGCCGATCGGACGGGCCCCCAGCGACACCTGGGTGTGGACGCGGTGGCTGGCCAGCTGGCCGCCGGCCGTGCAGACCGAAACACCCTGGACGTTGACGCCGGCCACGGTCTCGGCGCGTTCGACGGCCTGGGCGATGGCTTGGGCCGCTTCGTCCAGATTGACGATCGCCCCGCCGCGCACGCCACGCGACTGCACATAGCCGACGCCGGCCGTGGTCAGGGTGCGGTTGTCGCGATGGATGCCATCGGCCTTCATGATGAAGCAGGTGACCTTGGACGCGCCAAGGTCGACGGCCGCGACCGCCGGCTGACGCACGAGCGTCGCCTTCAAGCCTTCACGGGCTTGTTTCCGGTCATCCAGTCGCGACATCGCTACAGTCACCTCACACACAAATTCATAATCAGGCCCCGCCGGCCACGGGCTGCCCGGGCAGCACCGCGTCGCGAGGCCTCACGGCCACCATTTCGGGATCACGCAGATCGATGCGCGCGAAACCGAGATCGAGGATTCGTTGTCGTTGATCGAGTTGATCCAATTGAATCAGCGCGGACTCTTCGTCAATGGCCGGAAGCTGGATCAGCGAACCATCTTTCAAGCGAAGGTCCCAGCGACGGT
The window above is part of the Caulobacter soli genome. Proteins encoded here:
- the ftsA gene encoding cell division protein FtsA, whose product is MSRLDDRKQAREGLKATLVRQPAVAAVDLGASKVTCFIMKADGIHRDNRTLTTAGVGYVQSRGVRGGAIVNLDEAAQAIAQAVERAETVAGVNVQGVSVCTAGGQLASHRVHTQVSLGARPIGDGDLSRAIASALAQVRIPGRKPIHLLPIAWSVDGQRGIRDPRAMFGRALGLELLVVSINENVFHTLAHCVERAHLSFEGVVAAPFASALAALEEDEMDLGAVCIDMGGGSTSVAVFNNGALCHVDSLAVGGGHVTQDIARGLQTSVAGAERIKTLHGSAIASANEDREMIEAPPRGDDPGAGQVIAPRSLLKGIIQPRVEETLELLRERLKASGAPVEPGAGIVLTGGASQLAGVREVAVRVFDRPVRLGRPRRVPHLADAASGPAFCAAAGVLHRTAFGPREVVSPKALAGAAIRKRPMDPNASPVAKAAAWLRDNL
- the ftsZ gene encoding cell division protein FtsZ; the protein is MAISLSAPRTTELKPRIVVFGVGGAGGNAVNNMIEAGLEGVEFVVANTDAQQLQFAKTDRRIQLGVQVTQGLGAGAHPEVGMSAAEESFPEIGEHLDGAHMVFITAGMGGGTGTGAAPIIAKCARERGILTVGVVTKPFHFEGRHRMRLADAGIGELQRYVDTLIVIPNQNLFRVANERTTFAEAFGMADQVLHSGVRSITDLMVLPGLINLDFADVRTVMTEMGKAMMGTGEGTGEDRALMAAQNAIANPLLDEVSLKGAKAVLVNVTGGMDMTLLEVDEAANAISDQVDPEANIIFGAAFDPSLDGVIRVSVVATGMDGASIAQIEPKPVSRNTTAQPLIAETRPAAPQAAPAPAPTTAETTRPGMRYEPRPIERPAPVASYAPEPVYEEPAPVAEAQEDLHFEEPVMEEPRIAAPAPRVTRIVDPLVAEAGVDEEPLYSETYDDRRAQKSSGWMSLFGGGRQQRYEQQPAQQPRQSGSARPQLQPLDQPTTDEGEDLEIPSFLRRLAN